The proteins below come from a single Saccharophagus degradans 2-40 genomic window:
- a CDS encoding TraB/GumN family protein, translated as MQSFINRLIAATLLLTAVLTVPTAIAETSVFKVSKGENSTYLLGTFHLLNAADHPLPGEFQQAYNAASTIYFEADLQAAQSPEFQMKFFKAISAPSGSTLQTLIKPETYMALEAFMAKKQMLITNFAPFSPAGAALMLTMAEYQKLGMMPEYGVDQFFFSRAQGDGKTIGHLETIDEQLSFIANLGKGQEDEMIMSTITELNTLEKSVGDLKKAWRSGNSKQLDKISLKEMREKFPDTYAEMIVNRNNKWMPEIEAMLADKPTEAVMVGALHLVGPDGLIELLKKKGYKVTQI; from the coding sequence ATGCAATCATTTATCAACCGTTTAATTGCGGCAACCTTACTTTTAACTGCCGTATTAACAGTACCTACTGCTATTGCAGAAACATCGGTATTCAAAGTAAGCAAAGGCGAAAACAGCACTTATCTGCTAGGCACATTCCATTTACTAAACGCCGCCGACCACCCATTACCCGGCGAATTTCAACAAGCCTACAACGCTGCCAGCACTATTTATTTTGAAGCAGATCTACAGGCCGCCCAATCTCCCGAATTTCAAATGAAATTTTTCAAAGCCATTTCAGCGCCAAGTGGTAGCACCCTACAAACCTTAATTAAGCCTGAAACTTATATGGCATTAGAAGCCTTTATGGCAAAAAAACAAATGCTCATCACCAACTTTGCGCCATTTTCGCCTGCGGGCGCAGCCCTTATGCTCACCATGGCGGAATATCAAAAACTGGGCATGATGCCCGAGTACGGTGTGGATCAATTCTTTTTTAGCAGAGCGCAAGGCGACGGCAAAACCATAGGCCACTTAGAAACCATTGATGAACAATTAAGCTTTATAGCCAACTTGGGCAAAGGCCAAGAAGACGAAATGATAATGTCCACAATTACAGAGCTAAACACGCTTGAAAAATCTGTGGGCGACCTGAAAAAAGCTTGGCGTAGCGGTAACTCAAAACAACTAGATAAAATATCGCTAAAAGAAATGCGAGAGAAGTTTCCAGACACCTACGCAGAGATGATTGTTAACCGCAACAATAAATGGATGCCAGAAATAGAAGCCATGCTAGCAGATAAACCCACAGAAGCCGTTATGGTAGGCGCACTGCATTTAGTGGGGCCAGATGGTTTAATAGAACTACTTAAAAAGAAAGGCTACAAAGTAACTCAAATATAA
- a CDS encoding TonB-dependent receptor gives MPNYSAAQLFRSPMMDMQRAELLRGPQSTLFGKNSIAGALNLTTARPTEELEGRLSISHGFEFNQQEINGVISGPITDEVRGRIAVRTYEDDGYMTNNFTGEEQPSSDEASVRVSLEWSATDNLNLFMKAQHDSFDVKGRAIEMTLDVPLTTGAPTYSDSLQNANQQGFDANLDYRRDANPGEFSNNEVNNFTLIADYDWNDYTITAVTGLLSYDYAEKCDCDFVAAKILDLDLEETYDQFSQEIRIASPLGEKVEWLAGAFYQSYDQTFGDYLSMAPDNLLVNLRPILNTIGNTAIDRDFSQTSTASALFGRATINLSDNWHLTIGGRISTETKEAHKEINVRDLETNEIQADPLIAYIYSSVFLLETDQLTYGLNGDGDFVPLYNTGHNVDGKRKDTTFSPLINLQYDINADMMTYVSFTQGSKAGGFDPRSNSVGSFASTTPLEEPNSSLFFEFEEESAKAFEWGLKSTIADGQGELNLALYRTEYDDLQSSQFDGGVGFNVGNVKDTLVQGIEVDGRWLLVEGLTLSYGASFLDFEYKDFKNGNCFASQEKDGIDLDGDGDKDTCDYTGKRGVYTPELTFNTSLDAFFSINSKLNFVGAIDWQHISSHQVHVNLDPRGEIDAYNVVTARAGVEADNWSVALLAKNLLDEKIVSYSANAPLSDTSFGTNTYYSFVRRPQTVSLEATIKF, from the coding sequence GTGCCCAATTATTCCGCAGCCCAATTATTCCGCAGCCCAATGATGGATATGCAACGCGCCGAGCTATTGCGTGGCCCACAGAGCACCCTATTCGGTAAAAACAGTATTGCCGGTGCTTTAAACCTCACCACTGCGCGGCCAACCGAAGAACTAGAAGGTCGTTTGAGTATTTCCCACGGGTTTGAATTCAACCAACAGGAAATAAACGGCGTTATTTCTGGCCCCATCACCGATGAGGTGCGCGGACGTATCGCCGTGCGCACATACGAAGACGATGGCTATATGACAAACAACTTCACAGGTGAAGAGCAGCCATCTTCCGATGAAGCCTCTGTGCGTGTAAGTTTAGAGTGGAGTGCCACTGACAATTTAAATCTATTTATGAAAGCGCAGCACGATAGTTTCGATGTGAAAGGTCGCGCAATTGAAATGACCCTGGACGTGCCGCTTACAACCGGAGCTCCAACCTATAGCGATTCGCTACAGAACGCCAATCAACAGGGCTTCGATGCAAACCTCGACTACCGCCGCGATGCCAACCCCGGTGAGTTTAGTAATAACGAAGTAAACAACTTTACTCTTATTGCCGATTACGACTGGAACGATTACACCATAACGGCTGTTACTGGCTTGTTAAGCTACGACTACGCAGAAAAGTGCGATTGCGATTTTGTTGCCGCTAAAATTCTAGATTTAGACTTAGAAGAAACCTACGACCAGTTCAGCCAAGAAATTCGCATTGCCTCACCACTAGGTGAGAAAGTGGAGTGGTTAGCCGGTGCCTTTTATCAAAGCTACGATCAAACCTTTGGCGATTACCTATCTATGGCGCCAGATAACCTGCTAGTTAACTTACGCCCAATATTAAACACAATAGGCAATACAGCAATTGATCGCGACTTCTCTCAAACATCTACCGCCAGCGCCCTATTTGGCCGCGCCACAATTAATTTAAGCGACAACTGGCACCTAACTATTGGTGGACGTATCTCTACAGAAACCAAAGAAGCACACAAAGAAATTAATGTCCGCGACTTGGAAACCAACGAAATTCAAGCGGACCCATTAATCGCTTATATTTATTCCAGTGTATTCTTGCTGGAAACAGACCAACTTACCTATGGCTTAAACGGTGATGGCGATTTTGTCCCGCTATACAACACTGGCCACAATGTAGATGGCAAACGCAAAGACACCACCTTCTCACCGTTAATTAACCTGCAATACGACATTAACGCAGACATGATGACCTACGTGTCTTTCACTCAGGGCAGCAAAGCGGGCGGCTTTGACCCACGCTCCAACAGCGTTGGCTCCTTCGCTTCAACCACTCCACTTGAAGAGCCTAACTCAAGCCTGTTTTTCGAATTCGAAGAAGAGTCTGCCAAAGCGTTTGAGTGGGGCCTAAAGTCAACCATCGCCGACGGCCAGGGTGAACTCAACCTCGCCCTATACCGCACCGAATACGACGACCTGCAAAGCAGCCAGTTTGATGGCGGTGTGGGCTTTAACGTAGGTAACGTTAAAGACACCTTAGTACAAGGTATAGAGGTCGACGGCCGCTGGTTGCTAGTAGAAGGCTTAACCTTAAGCTACGGTGCATCGTTCTTAGACTTTGAATACAAAGACTTTAAAAACGGCAACTGTTTTGCCAGCCAAGAAAAAGACGGTATCGATTTAGATGGTGACGGCGATAAAGATACCTGCGACTACACAGGTAAGCGCGGCGTTTACACACCCGAGCTAACGTTCAACACCTCGCTCGATGCGTTCTTCTCTATCAACAGCAAGCTAAACTTTGTTGGCGCAATTGACTGGCAGCATATTTCTAGCCACCAAGTGCATGTAAACCTAGACCCAAGGGGTGAAATCGACGCCTATAACGTAGTGACAGCACGTGCCGGCGTAGAAGCAGACAACTGGAGCGTAGCACTACTGGCTAAAAACCTGCTGGATGAAAAGATTGTAAGTTACAGCGCCAACGCGCCACTATCTGACACCAGCTTTGGCACCAACACCTATTACAGCTTTGTACGTCGCCCGCAGACTGTTTCGCTAGAAGCGACTATTAAGTTTTAA
- a CDS encoding TonB-dependent receptor plug domain-containing protein, translating to MSNTQRLPLKPLAMAITLAAGTYATTSFAQAPSEGGTKRLEEVLVTAQKRIESIQDVPLSVTAVSGDKLNDSGIENIEDLTVMLPNIHFTETGISTQVRVRGVGSDNSQGFEQSVGMYVDGIYYGRAQLFRSPIIPQPNDGYATRRAIAWPTEHPIR from the coding sequence ATGAGCAACACCCAACGCTTACCCCTTAAACCTTTAGCTATGGCAATAACCCTAGCTGCGGGCACTTACGCAACCACCAGTTTTGCCCAAGCCCCAAGTGAAGGCGGCACGAAACGCCTTGAAGAAGTATTGGTAACCGCGCAAAAACGCATTGAATCCATACAAGATGTACCTTTGTCTGTTACCGCGGTAAGCGGCGACAAGCTAAACGATTCAGGCATAGAAAACATCGAAGACCTAACAGTCATGCTGCCGAACATCCACTTTACCGAAACGGGTATTAGCACCCAGGTACGCGTACGCGGTGTAGGCTCAGATAACAGCCAAGGTTTCGAGCAATCTGTAGGTATGTATGTAGACGGCATTTATTACGGCCGTGCCCAATTATTCCGCAGCCCAATTATTCCGCAGCCCAATGATGGATATGCAACGCGCCGAGCTATTGCGTGGCCCACAGAGCACCCTATTCGGTAA
- a CDS encoding NAD-dependent epimerase: MKVLVTGAAGFIGYHLSERLLARGDTVVGIDNINDYYDPNIKLARLERLNKHEAFEFQKLDLADRGGMETLFSNHQFDRVVNLAAQAGVRYSIENPHAYVDSNIVGFLNILEGCRHTNVPHLSYASSSSVYGANTLQPFSEHHNVDHPVALYAASKKANELMAHSYSSLYKLPTTGLRFFTVYGPWGRPDMALFLFTKGILEGKPINIFNNGEMYRDFTYIDDIIEGVVRVTNKIAEPNPLWTGDKPDPATSYAPFKVYNIGNNNPVKLMDFVEAIENELGIKAIKNMMPMQAGDVPGTSADVQSLMDDVGFKPEITVQQGIKQFVGWYKEYFKV, encoded by the coding sequence ATGAAAGTATTGGTTACCGGCGCAGCCGGCTTTATTGGCTACCACTTAAGCGAACGCCTCCTGGCCCGTGGCGACACCGTTGTAGGTATCGACAACATTAACGATTACTACGACCCCAACATTAAACTCGCGCGCCTCGAGCGCTTAAATAAGCACGAAGCGTTTGAGTTCCAAAAGCTCGACTTGGCCGATCGCGGCGGCATGGAAACCTTGTTTAGCAACCACCAGTTTGATCGCGTAGTGAACTTAGCGGCGCAAGCCGGTGTGCGTTACTCTATCGAAAACCCACACGCCTATGTCGATTCCAACATAGTGGGCTTTTTGAATATACTGGAAGGCTGTCGCCACACCAACGTACCACACCTAAGCTATGCATCTTCAAGCTCTGTATATGGCGCCAATACGTTGCAGCCATTCTCTGAGCACCACAACGTGGACCACCCAGTTGCGCTTTACGCAGCAAGTAAAAAAGCCAACGAACTTATGGCGCACTCGTACAGCAGCCTTTATAAGTTACCTACCACAGGCCTGCGCTTCTTTACCGTTTACGGCCCTTGGGGTCGCCCAGATATGGCGCTATTTTTGTTTACCAAAGGCATTTTGGAAGGTAAGCCAATTAATATTTTCAATAATGGCGAAATGTACCGTGACTTCACCTACATTGATGACATTATTGAAGGCGTTGTGCGGGTTACCAATAAAATTGCTGAGCCCAACCCGCTGTGGACCGGCGACAAGCCAGACCCAGCAACTAGTTATGCGCCATTTAAGGTGTATAACATTGGCAACAACAACCCCGTTAAATTAATGGATTTTGTTGAAGCCATTGAAAACGAGCTAGGCATAAAAGCCATCAAAAACATGATGCCGATGCAAGCCGGTGATGTTCCAGGCACCAGCGCCGACGTACAATCGTTAATGGATGATGTGGGCTTCAAGCCAGAAATCACCGTTCAACAAGGCATTAAGCAGTTTGTTGGCTGGTATAAAGAATATTTTAAAGTATAA
- a CDS encoding nucleotide sugar dehydrogenase, translating into MHNRKISVIGLGYVGLPVAVAFGKSQQTIGFDINQGRVEELQKGTDRTLEVTSEELAQTDILFTCTPADLQKADFHIVAVPTPINDSKQPDLRPLIGASKTLGPQLKKGDIVVYESTVYPGATEEDCVPVLEAESGLKCGVDFFVGYSPERINPGDKEHTFTKITKVVSGQTPEVLEIVAAVYGSVVTAGVHKATSIKVAEAAKVIENTQRDLNIALMNELSVIFNRMDIDTIDVLEAAGTKWNFLPFRPGLVGGHCIGVDPYYLTHKAERMGYNPEVILAGRRINDSMGAYVVQQVIRQLAQADKPIKGAKVAVMGLTFKEDCPDLRNSRVIDVIKECQTWGIEPLVHDPMADPAEAQHEYGVQLVGDDAIKNVDALIFTVAHKHYKQWSTEQIIARLAPEGSVFDVKGMLNREAFAQAGTTLWRM; encoded by the coding sequence ATGCATAATAGAAAAATTTCCGTCATTGGATTGGGCTACGTAGGCCTACCTGTTGCCGTGGCTTTTGGTAAATCCCAACAGACCATTGGCTTTGATATAAACCAAGGCCGCGTAGAAGAGCTACAAAAGGGAACTGACCGCACCTTAGAGGTCACCAGCGAAGAACTCGCCCAAACAGACATACTGTTTACGTGCACCCCTGCCGACCTGCAAAAAGCCGATTTTCACATTGTAGCGGTACCTACCCCCATCAACGATTCCAAACAACCCGACCTTCGCCCTCTCATAGGCGCTTCCAAAACTTTGGGGCCGCAATTGAAAAAAGGCGATATTGTTGTATATGAATCCACGGTATACCCTGGGGCCACCGAAGAAGATTGCGTACCCGTATTAGAAGCCGAATCTGGCCTTAAGTGCGGCGTCGACTTTTTTGTGGGCTACTCGCCAGAGCGTATCAACCCAGGCGACAAAGAGCACACCTTCACCAAAATCACCAAAGTGGTTTCTGGCCAAACACCTGAAGTATTAGAGATTGTTGCCGCGGTATACGGCAGTGTTGTAACCGCAGGCGTACACAAAGCAACAAGCATCAAAGTTGCCGAAGCCGCGAAGGTTATCGAAAACACTCAGCGCGACCTCAATATCGCCCTTATGAACGAGCTATCAGTTATCTTTAACCGCATGGATATCGATACCATCGACGTGCTCGAAGCCGCTGGCACCAAGTGGAACTTCTTACCTTTCCGCCCAGGCTTGGTTGGCGGCCACTGTATTGGTGTAGACCCTTACTACCTCACGCACAAAGCCGAGCGCATGGGCTACAACCCCGAAGTTATTTTGGCTGGTCGTCGCATTAACGATTCCATGGGTGCCTATGTGGTGCAGCAGGTAATTCGCCAGCTAGCGCAAGCAGACAAGCCTATAAAAGGCGCCAAGGTTGCTGTTATGGGCCTAACCTTTAAAGAAGATTGCCCAGACCTGCGCAACTCTCGCGTTATTGACGTAATTAAAGAATGCCAAACCTGGGGCATAGAGCCGTTAGTGCACGACCCCATGGCTGACCCCGCCGAAGCACAGCACGAATACGGTGTACAGCTTGTAGGCGACGACGCAATTAAAAACGTAGATGCACTTATTTTTACCGTGGCGCACAAGCATTACAAGCAGTGGAGCACCGAGCAAATTATTGCTCGCCTAGCACCGGAAGGCTCTGTATTTGACGTTAAAGGAATGCTAAACCGCGAAGCGTTTGCCCAAGCCGGCACCACACTCTGGAGAATGTAA
- the rhlB gene encoding ATP-dependent RNA helicase RhlB, which yields MHKNNLSFEELNLSPLVMRALSDLKFTECSAIQAKSLPFTLRGHDVLGKAQTGTGKTAAFLIALIEDLLGTPIEEERYAGEARSLVIAPTRELAMQIAKDAENLVKHTDLKVHILVGGVDYAKQLQKLQAEHIDILVATPGRLLDFCEKRAVYLDQVEVLVIDEADRMLDMGFIPQVKRIVRMTPPSTHRQTLLFSATFSEDVLRLSEQWMHEPVTVSIEDENVAADRVKQVVYLVSSEEKFTVLGNLMREPDVENIMIFANRRDQCRDLHHKLQRRGFRVGLLSGEIAQNKRIRTLEDFRTGKLTALVATDVAGRGIHIDGISHVVNYTLPEEPEDYVHRIGRTGRAGKEGVSVSLACEDDALRLEPIQELLGRKIPCEQPPEELLKPLAR from the coding sequence ATGCATAAAAACAACTTGTCCTTCGAAGAACTCAACCTGTCGCCGCTGGTAATGCGTGCATTGTCAGATTTAAAGTTCACCGAGTGTTCCGCCATTCAGGCGAAGTCTTTGCCTTTTACATTGCGCGGCCACGATGTGTTAGGTAAGGCCCAAACGGGGACGGGTAAAACCGCAGCTTTTTTAATAGCGCTTATCGAAGATCTTCTGGGTACCCCCATCGAAGAAGAGCGCTACGCGGGTGAAGCGCGCTCACTAGTGATTGCACCAACACGCGAGTTGGCCATGCAAATTGCTAAAGATGCCGAGAATTTAGTTAAACATACAGATTTAAAAGTACATATATTGGTAGGTGGAGTGGATTACGCTAAGCAGCTGCAAAAGCTGCAGGCTGAGCACATTGATATTCTGGTTGCTACACCGGGTCGGTTATTGGACTTTTGTGAAAAGCGGGCTGTGTATTTAGATCAAGTGGAAGTGCTTGTAATCGACGAAGCCGACCGCATGCTGGATATGGGCTTTATTCCACAGGTTAAGCGCATAGTGCGTATGACCCCGCCTTCAACTCACCGTCAAACACTGCTGTTTTCTGCCACCTTCTCTGAAGATGTGCTGCGTTTAAGCGAGCAGTGGATGCACGAGCCGGTAACCGTTTCTATTGAAGATGAAAATGTGGCGGCAGATCGAGTGAAACAAGTGGTGTACTTGGTTTCTAGCGAAGAGAAATTTACCGTGCTTGGCAACTTAATGCGCGAGCCGGATGTAGAAAACATAATGATTTTTGCCAATCGCCGCGATCAGTGCCGCGATTTACACCACAAGCTACAGCGCCGTGGTTTTCGGGTTGGTTTGTTGTCGGGCGAAATCGCGCAAAACAAGCGTATTCGCACCTTAGAGGACTTCCGTACCGGTAAGCTGACAGCATTGGTGGCCACCGATGTGGCGGGGCGCGGTATTCATATTGATGGTATATCACACGTTGTAAACTACACCTTGCCCGAAGAGCCTGAAGATTACGTACACCGCATTGGCCGTACAGGTCGTGCAGGTAAAGAGGGTGTATCGGTAAGCTTGGCCTGCGAAGACGATGCATTGCGTTTAGAGCCTATCCAAGAGTTGCTTGGTCGCAAAATACCCTGTGAGCAGCCACCCGAAGAGCTACTTAAGCCGTTGGCACGCTAA
- a CDS encoding response regulator, which translates to MHRILVVEDSPIVRKIINHVMAGFPQFKPVYTTTLAETKALLESEAESIFAALVDLSLPDAPDGEVVDYVLNNHIPTIVLTGSFDTERREQLLAKGIVDYVTKEGRYSYQYALGVLARLVKNQKIKVMVVDDSATARNFVVGLLRLHLFEVYDADDGAEAIRVFIDNPDIKMIITDFNMPRMDGFELVQHMRRKYDKSDLIMIGLSSETDGTLSAKFIKNGANDFLRKPFNHEEFFCRVSHNMDFMEMFEALKDSANRDDHTGAYKLSHFNVQGDDMFERALASGTPLACAVIDLDDLSEIINEYGPEAGDVVMEQVSSFLVSSFERFLLARAGTELFYALMPGLDNAKATAFVERVRQIVGGKFIDLGGAEVSLSFSAGVSNVMGNNLSELVEHAHQSLLRARDAGGDLVIGDD; encoded by the coding sequence ATGCATAGAATTTTAGTTGTAGAAGATAGCCCGATTGTAAGAAAAATTATCAATCACGTTATGGCGGGCTTCCCGCAGTTTAAGCCGGTTTACACTACCACCTTAGCCGAGACCAAGGCACTACTAGAAAGTGAAGCTGAATCAATTTTCGCCGCTTTAGTGGATTTAAGTTTACCCGATGCGCCAGATGGCGAAGTGGTGGATTACGTTTTAAATAATCACATTCCAACTATTGTGCTCACCGGCAGCTTCGATACGGAGCGGCGAGAACAGTTGTTGGCGAAAGGGATTGTCGATTACGTTACCAAGGAGGGGCGCTACTCTTACCAGTATGCACTGGGGGTGTTGGCTCGCCTCGTTAAAAATCAAAAAATAAAAGTGATGGTGGTGGATGACTCCGCCACAGCGCGTAATTTTGTAGTGGGTTTGCTGCGCTTACATTTATTTGAAGTGTATGACGCAGACGATGGTGCTGAAGCTATACGTGTATTTATAGATAACCCCGATATTAAAATGATTATTACCGATTTTAATATGCCGCGCATGGATGGCTTTGAGTTAGTGCAGCATATGCGCCGTAAATACGATAAGTCGGATCTCATTATGATTGGCTTGTCGTCGGAAACCGACGGCACGCTCTCTGCAAAATTCATCAAAAATGGCGCTAATGATTTTTTGCGCAAACCGTTTAATCACGAAGAATTTTTCTGCCGCGTTTCTCACAATATGGATTTTATGGAAATGTTTGAGGCCCTCAAAGATTCAGCCAATAGGGATGATCACACCGGCGCTTATAAACTGTCGCATTTTAATGTGCAAGGTGATGACATGTTTGAGCGCGCGCTTGCCAGTGGCACGCCTCTAGCCTGTGCGGTTATCGATTTAGATGATCTGTCTGAAATTATCAATGAATACGGCCCTGAAGCTGGCGATGTAGTGATGGAGCAAGTATCTAGCTTTTTAGTATCGTCTTTCGAGCGTTTTTTACTTGCTCGCGCTGGTACAGAGTTGTTTTACGCGTTAATGCCGGGGCTAGACAATGCGAAAGCTACCGCCTTTGTCGAACGGGTGCGTCAAATAGTCGGTGGGAAATTTATTGACCTTGGTGGTGCTGAGGTGAGTCTTAGTTTTAGCGCCGGTGTGTCGAATGTAATGGGGAATAATCTTTCCGAATTAGTTGAACATGCCCATCAGTCGCTTCTGCGCGCGCGCGATGCGGGTGGTGATTTGGTTATTGGTGACGACTAA
- a CDS encoding HD-GYP domain-containing protein has translation MELFEQKIVVNQLQIGMYVCRLDRSWHETDYPLQGLYIKDQADIDHLAKYCQYVFIDEKRSRSALIPKHTQAITQNPPQPLRAVPNTTPFFIDPKSWRQRHCVEHYSVTTTLNAELKLSAPLMYLLEEQLAYLIDKINRRRRFDIEPIAESAADLVESLIRNPDALAWLCQIKLTRRPIYLHIMRLAVWGGIVGRQMGLNRFSLVHLTMTLMMTGIGKSLIKQEILSNHNVYNHTPEYQEHLTETLYYLKQSHFSCEDIISTIQAYCERHNGSGYPNALTGGKIPFLARVAGLVDTFDLMVHPYEAKQSISPGNAIARLNKCKGTLFDPHLVETFVQAIGIYPTGSLVEINNGIIGVVVSQSYEKRIQAAIIPLINRDKKRFAKFKIFDLHLTGSDAMQNDRIIIKRGLPFHLAPPKLVAAAHEQLFEEKKGFFTKIFE, from the coding sequence ATGGAATTATTCGAACAAAAAATTGTGGTAAATCAGCTTCAAATAGGCATGTACGTTTGCCGACTAGATAGGTCGTGGCACGAAACCGACTACCCATTGCAAGGCCTTTACATAAAAGACCAAGCAGATATCGACCACCTCGCAAAATATTGCCAATATGTGTTTATTGACGAAAAACGCAGTCGCAGCGCGCTGATACCCAAGCACACTCAAGCAATAACACAAAACCCGCCTCAACCGCTGCGAGCCGTACCAAATACTACTCCTTTTTTTATCGACCCCAAGAGTTGGCGTCAGCGCCATTGTGTTGAACACTACAGTGTAACAACCACATTAAATGCTGAATTAAAGTTAAGTGCGCCACTTATGTACTTACTAGAAGAGCAACTGGCTTATTTGATCGACAAGATAAACCGTCGCCGCCGATTTGATATTGAGCCTATAGCCGAAAGCGCCGCCGATTTAGTAGAAAGCTTAATTCGCAACCCCGATGCACTGGCCTGGCTTTGCCAAATAAAGCTCACGCGCAGACCTATTTATTTGCACATTATGCGCTTAGCTGTTTGGGGTGGCATAGTGGGCCGGCAAATGGGGCTTAATCGCTTTTCACTCGTCCACCTCACCATGACTCTAATGATGACAGGCATTGGAAAAAGCCTGATAAAACAGGAGATACTCAGCAATCACAACGTGTATAACCACACCCCCGAATACCAAGAGCATTTAACAGAAACGCTTTACTATTTAAAACAGAGCCACTTTTCTTGTGAAGATATTATTTCTACTATTCAAGCCTATTGCGAACGACACAACGGCAGCGGCTACCCCAACGCGCTAACTGGGGGTAAAATTCCATTTCTAGCACGGGTAGCTGGGCTTGTAGATACCTTCGATCTAATGGTGCACCCCTACGAAGCCAAGCAATCCATTTCACCGGGCAATGCTATTGCCCGCCTTAACAAATGCAAAGGCACACTGTTTGACCCACACTTGGTAGAAACATTCGTACAGGCCATTGGTATTTACCCTACCGGTTCGCTGGTGGAAATTAACAACGGTATTATTGGTGTTGTGGTTTCACAGTCCTATGAGAAGCGTATACAGGCCGCCATCATCCCGCTTATAAATCGCGACAAAAAACGCTTTGCTAAATTCAAAATATTCGATTTGCATCTAACAGGTTCAGATGCCATGCAAAACGATAGAATTATAATAAAACGCGGGCTTCCATTTCATTTAGCGCCCCCCAAATTAGTGGCTGCCGCACACGAGCAGTTGTTTGAAGAGAAAAAAGGCTTTTTTACGAAAATATTCGAATAA
- a CDS encoding type IV pili methyl-accepting chemotaxis transducer N-terminal domain-containing protein: MRFIFLAVFLCVASNGYALTMGQAIDKAGQQRMLSQRIAQSFILTGIQPDNARYKAQLDKAIKQFQENLDTLQANNDAISIRGELLTVRNLWKPFKAVATGPVTKQNAAELLEKSDALLTAAHAYVQKLETLSNHKGAELVNVSGRQRMLSQRIAKHYLAYYWGLESEASLEKLYADLAEYELMLTFLKDSQFNTETIKKKILKTEGHLKYASKGFDGDMSLKGDRLIFVITGTTDTMLHNMNEITHLYASELENTEQVAAF; the protein is encoded by the coding sequence ATGCGTTTTATTTTTTTAGCAGTGTTTTTATGTGTGGCGAGTAATGGCTATGCATTAACTATGGGGCAGGCAATAGATAAAGCCGGGCAGCAGCGTATGTTGTCTCAACGCATTGCGCAGTCGTTTATTCTAACAGGCATTCAACCAGATAACGCGCGTTACAAAGCGCAATTAGATAAAGCCATTAAGCAGTTTCAAGAAAATTTAGATACTCTGCAAGCCAATAACGATGCGATAAGCATTCGAGGTGAGTTACTTACTGTTCGCAATTTATGGAAGCCGTTTAAAGCTGTAGCAACCGGCCCAGTTACTAAACAAAATGCAGCGGAGCTTTTGGAAAAAAGTGATGCGTTATTAACTGCCGCCCATGCCTATGTGCAAAAATTAGAGACGTTATCTAATCATAAAGGCGCCGAGCTGGTGAATGTTTCTGGGCGTCAGAGAATGTTGTCGCAGCGCATAGCAAAACATTACTTGGCGTATTATTGGGGGTTGGAATCCGAAGCAAGTTTAGAAAAACTCTACGCCGACCTAGCTGAGTACGAGCTGATGTTAACTTTTTTGAAGGATAGTCAGTTCAATACCGAAACGATCAAAAAGAAAATACTCAAAACCGAGGGGCACTTAAAATACGCCTCCAAAGGGTTTGATGGTGATATGTCGCTAAAGGGTGACCGTTTGATTTTTGTGATAACCGGTACTACAGATACAATGTTGCACAATATGAATGAAATTACGCATCTATATGCAAGCGAGCTGGAGAATACCGAGCAAGTTGCTGCGTTCTAA